From the Diospyros lotus cultivar Yz01 chromosome 13, ASM1463336v1, whole genome shotgun sequence genome, one window contains:
- the LOC127787879 gene encoding thioredoxin-like 3-3 — protein sequence MEGGVALGEKEGNKAKKGLEGTGLNLPLNRHSNLISATSDDNLKSIFHHIRTSKTPAVINYGASWCRVCSQILPAFCQLSNKFPKLSFIYADIDECPETTQHIRYTPTFHFYRDGERVDEMFGAGEERLHDRLWLHS from the exons ATGGAAGGTGGGGTCGCTTTGGGAGAGAAAGAAGGCAACAAGGCGAAGAAAGGTCTGGAGGGCACTGGTCTGAATCTGCCGCTCAATCGCCACTCTAACCTCATCAGCGCCACCAGTGATGACAACCTCAAGAGCATCTTTCACCACATCCGAACTTCTAAAACCCCA GCAGTAATCAATTACGGTGCATCTTG GTGCCGTGTTTGTAGTCAGATCCTCCCTGCATTTTGCCAGCTGAGTAACAAGTTTCCAAAGCTTTCATTCATATATGCTGACATAGATGAATGCCCAGAAACAACTCAACATATTCGTTACACCCCAACTTTTCATTTCTACAGAGATGGTGAAAGGGTTGATGAGATGTTCGGCGCTGGAGAAGAGCGTTTACATGATCGCCTGTGGCTGCATTCCTGA
- the LOC127787878 gene encoding S-adenosylmethionine synthase 3 — protein sequence MDTFLFTSESVNEGHPDKLCDQVSDAILDACLEQDPESKVACETCTKTNMVMVFGEITTKAKVDYEKIVRDTCRGIGFTSADVGLDADHCKVLVNIEQQSPDIAQGVHGHLTKKPEEIGAGDQGHMFGYATDETPELMPLTHVLATKLGAKLTEVRKNKTCPWLRPDGKTQVTVEYQNDGGAMVPTRVHTVLISTQHDETVTNVQIAKDLKEHVIKPVIPAKYLDDKTIFHLNPSGRFVIGGPHGDAGLTGRKIIIDTYGGWGAHGGGAFSGKDPTKVDRSGAYIVRQAAKSVVASGLARRCIVQVSYAIGVPEPLSVFVDTYKTGTIPDKEILTLIKENFDFRPGMISINLDLKRGGNFRFQKTAAYGHFGRDDPDFTWETVKILKVKA from the coding sequence ATGGATACCTTCCTCTTCACATCGGAGTCCGTAAATGAAGGCCACCCTGACAAGCTATGCGACCAAGTTTCAGATGCAATCCTCGATGCTTGCCTGGAACAAGATCCAGAAAGCAAAGTTGCCTGTGAAACCTGCACAAAAACAAACATGGTCATGGTGTTTGGTGAGATCACAACAAAGGCAAAAGTAGATTATGAGAAGATAGTACGAGATACTTGCAGAGGCATTGGCTTCACATCGGCTGATGTTGGCCTTGATGCTGATCACTGTAAGGTTCTTGTCAACATCGAGCAACAGAGCCCTGACATTGCCCAGGGAGTTCATGGTCACCTAACCAAGAAGCCTGAGGAAATTGGTGCTGGTGACCAAGGCCACATGTTTGGCTATGCCACCGATGAAACCCCTGAACTTATGCCTTTAACGCATGTCCTTGCAACCAAGCTTGGTGCCAAGCTCACTGAGGTGAGGAAGAATAAGACTTGCCCCTGGTTAAGGCCCGACGGAAAGACCCAGGTGACTGTTGAGTATCAGAATGATGGTGGAGCTATGGTACCCACTAGGGTTCATACCGTTCTAATCTCAACCCAACATGATGAGACTGTTACAAACGTGCAGATTGCCAAAGATTTGAAAGAACATGTAATCAAACCTGTCATCCCTGCCAAATACCTGGATGATAAGACCATTTTCCACCTCAACCCCTCAGGCCGATTTGTCATTGGTGGACCACACGGAGATGCAGGACTAACTGGTCGAAAGATTATCATTGACACCTATGGAGGGTGGGGTGCTCATGGTGGAGGGGCTTTCTCCGGGAAGGATCCTACTAAGGTGGACAGGAGTGGTGCATACATTGTTAGGCAGGCAGCCAAGAGTGTGGTGGCTTCAGGACTTGCCCGCCGCTGTATTGTCCAGGTTTCTTATGCTATTGGTGTGCCCGAACCATTGTCTGTGTTTGTTGACACTTACAAGACAGGGACGATCCCTGACAAAGAAATACTAACTCTGATCAAGGAAAACTTCGACTTCAGGCCAGGAATGATTTCAATTAATCTTGACCTCAAGAGAGGAGGTAACTTCAGGTTCCAGAAGACTGCAGCTTATGGACATTTTGGCCGTGACGACCCAGATTTCACTTGGGAGACGGTCAAGATCCTCAAGGTCAAAGCTTGA